The Pseudomonas sp. SCB32 DNA window CCAGCGCCGAGTTCGACCTGCTCTGGCTGCTGGCGTCGAACGCCGGGCGCATTCTCTCCCGCGAGGAAATCTTCAACCTGCTGCGCGGCATCGAGTACGACGGCCAGGACCGCTCCATCGACGTGCGCATCTCGCGCATCCGCCCGAAGATCGGCGACGACCCGATGCACCCGCGCCTGATCAAGACGGTGCGCAGCAAGGGCTATCTGTTCGTCGGGGAGCTTTGAGGCATGGCCGGACAGGGATTTCCGGAATTGAGCAGCGCGCAGTTCCTTCTGCGCGCCTTCGTCGATGCGGACCAGCCGGCGGTATTCCGTGCGCTGTCGCATCCCGAGGTCATCCGTTATTACGGGATTTCCTACACAACGCTTGAGGCCACCCGCGAGCAGATGGAGTGGTTCGTCCGCATCCATGCCGAGGGCACGGGGCGCTGGTGGGCGATCTGCCGGCCCGAGTCGCCCTCGGAGGTGATCGGCGGCTGCGGCTTCAATAACTGGCTGCCTGAGCACCGCCGTGTCGAACTGGGCTACTGGCTGATGCCGGAGTACTGGGGGCGGGGCGTGCTGAGCGAGTGCCTGCCGCTGATCCTGCGGCATGCCTTTACCGATATGCGGGTGCACCGCATCGAGGCCGAGGTGGAAACCGAGAACCAGGCCAGCAGCCGGTTGCTGCTGCGCCATGGGTTTGCTTTCGAGGGGCGGCGGCGCGAGTGCGAGGTGAAGGGCGGGGCCTTCATCAGCCTGGATAACTACGGGTTGCTCGATCCGGCGGCTGAATCCCACCCATGAAATCCATCTTCCTGCGCATCTACGGCGGCATGCTGCTGACCCTGGTGCTGGTGGCCGTCCTTGGCGTGCTGACCCTGCACCTGGTCAACGACGTG harbors:
- a CDS encoding GNAT family N-acetyltransferase — encoded protein: MAGQGFPELSSAQFLLRAFVDADQPAVFRALSHPEVIRYYGISYTTLEATREQMEWFVRIHAEGTGRWWAICRPESPSEVIGGCGFNNWLPEHRRVELGYWLMPEYWGRGVLSECLPLILRHAFTDMRVHRIEAEVETENQASSRLLLRHGFAFEGRRRECEVKGGAFISLDNYGLLDPAAESHP